DNA from Pseudomonadota bacterium:
CCAGCAGCGACCTGCCGCGCCGCCGCGTCATTGCGGGGCGATGGGAAATCGTTTCGTCACTGGCGGACGGTGGCATGGCCTCGATCTACGTGGCGCGTCACCTCGAGACCGGCCAGGAGGCAGCTCTCAAGGTCCTACACGGCATTCACAAGGCCGACAGCGATGCCGTGGAACGATTTCGCCGCGAAGCCCGCATTACCACGGACATTGGGCATCCGGGGATCGTGAAGATCTTCGAGGCGGATCGCGACGAGCAGGACGGTGCACTCTTCATCGCCATGGAGCTGCTTCGAGGCGAGACCTTCGGCCAGTGGGTGAAGCGGGCCAAGCCAACGGCCGAGGCAGTGCTCGCCAAGCTTCAGCGCGTCCTGGAGCCTCTGGCCGCGGCCCATGCCCGAGGCTGTGTGCATCGCGACCTGAAGCCAGACAACGTCTTCATCAGCCGGCCCGACTCACCCGAAGAGCGAGTCAAGCTGCTCGATTTCGGCATCGCCCGGGACGCTGCGGAGGTGCGGCTCACGCAAACGGGCGCTTCCATTGGGACCCCGCACTACATGAGCCCCGAGCACGCGCGAACCCCGCGGGGGCTCACGGCCGCCGCCGATATCTGGTCACTGGGTGTGATGATGTACGAGGCCATTGCTGGCGGCCCACCCTTTGACGGCGAGAGCCTTCCCGACATCGTGGTCAAGTCATGCACCAAGCCACATGTGAGCCTGGTCGACTTGATTCCCGATCTCGAGCCAGAAATCGCGCAGCTCGTGGATCGATGCCTTGCGAAAAAGCCGGGTGAGCGCCCGCAGGATGCGAGCGAGCTTCGTGAACAGGTGCAGCGAGTGCTGGCGCTGCCGCCACGCTATCCCGGCCTGCAACCCGACGACTTGCCTGCGGTGCGGCGTAGCCAGCTGCCGTCCGGGCGCCCATCCATGCGCGAGAGCAGCGAGCGTCTGCCCGGCCGCTCCTCGCGTGCGTCACGCCGCTCTTCGCTGCCTGCGCCCCGCCTTTCCCGGCCTTCCTCCGGCACGGCCCGGCAGTCGCTGCCTGGGGTGCAGGGGCGATCGGCGACCGAGGCCAGCCTGGTGCCTGCACTGATGGGCACCCTCATTGTCCTCGGCGGAGTAGCGGTGGCGTTTTCAGCGAGCAGCACCAATCTGTCCCTGGCCCAGCTTCTCGCAGGCAGCCTCTGTGTCGTGGGGCTTGGACTGACATCGCTGGGCGCTATTCGCACCCGGCGCAGCTCTCGGCGCAACGAGCGCGCAGGACACGCCGCCGGGGCGGAGACGCCCGTTTCGCGATACGGAGCGGCGTCGGTGCCACCTCGGCACGGCGAGCGATCGCCCCCGGCTTTTGGACCGGCGGACGCGCCGGTGACCATCGTTGAGGTTTCGGACTTGGCGTCTGCCCAAGCGCGCAATGCGCACGCCGAGCTGCGGCGCGCGCTGCTTCATTGGGGCGACTACGTGCGGGTGCAGTGGAAGAACCACCCGCGCTTCGACGACCGGCTGTCGTGGCAGGCCGCAGAGGCAGCCCACGAGGTTCACGCCCAGTGTGGCGAGGACGGTTTCTGGAAGTTCCACGCGCTCATGCTGCGCCAACAGCCGTCTCTGAGCACCGAGGTCATCGAGCGCTGCGCTGCGGCTGCAGGAGCCGATGTCGAAGCGCTCGGCGCTCAGCTTGCGCGGCGCGCCCACCGGGCACCCGTACAGCGCGAGCGAGACAACAACCGAATCTCCGGGGGGTTTGGCGTTCCACTCTTTGTCGTCAACGGCCGCATGCTGCAGGGCGATGCGAACGTTGCATCGCTATGCGAAGCCATCGAGGACGCGCTGGAAGGTGATCCGGAAGCTGTGGAACGCGGGCAGGGCCGCGGGCAACCGGGTGCGCCGAGCAGAGAGGAGCCAGCCCCGCGAGCTACGCCACTGCACAGCGACAGCCAGGAGATGATGCTACGAGCGATCACCGTGTATTGCGGCGACGGCGGTGGTCGTTGGCCGGGGCGGACTCGGCAGGAGGCACAAATGCGGGCAAGTGCCATCCATCGCAGGGTCAATGCCGGCGGCTGCGATTTCGGGTCCGCGGCCCGCACGATGAGCGACGACCCCCAGGCCGCTGCCAGCGGCGGCGACCTCGGAAGAACGCGACCGTCTCGGTTGCCTGCCGAGCTGAGAGAGCAGGCCCGAGCGCTTGATGTCGGGGCCATCAGCCCCATCGTCGAAAGCGACAAGGGGTTTCACATCCTGCAGCGCTATGGGTAGCGTTGGCCGCCCTGCACGGCTGCAGCCGATCTGGTTATTCGTGGAAGGGTTGTTCGTGGGCGGACCCTAATCGTAGTACTCGTGGCCCAGGTGTGTGATGAGCTCCTCGCCCATGATCCAACGTAGCGTGTTCTTCAGCTTCATCGACTGCACGAAAAGGTCGTTTTCTGGATACAGATTCTCTGCCGTCATGGGACTCTTGTAGTAGAAGCTGAGCCACTCCTGAATCCCACTTAGACCGGCACGCTGCGCAAGGTCCATGAAGAGGGCCAAATCCAGCACCACGGGCGCGGCCAGGATGGAGTCCCGGCACAGGAAATCGATCTTGATTTGCATGGGGTAGCCGAGCCAACCGAAGATATCCAGATTGTCCCAGCCCTCTTTCTGGTCGCCACGCGGTGGATAGTATTCGATGCGCACCTTGTGGTGGATCTCCCCGTACAGTTGCGGATGCAGCTCGGGCTGCAGGATGGTTTCGAGCACGCCCAGCTTGGAGACCTCCTTGGAGCGAAAGCTATCCGGGTCGTCGAGCACTTCGCCGTCCCGGTTGCCCAGAATGTTCGTCGAGAACCAGCCGTTGATCCCGAGCAGCCGCTGTCGCAGCCCCGGCGCCAGAATGGTCTTCATCAACGTCTGACCGGTCTTGAAATCCTTGCCGCTCAACGGAACCTGCTGTTCACGAGCCAGATGCAGCAAGGCGGGCACCTCGGTCGTAAGATTGGGTGCGCCGTTCGAGTAGCTCACCTGCTCCTTCAGGCACGCGTAGGCGTACACCATCGAGGGGCTGATGGCTGGATCGCTGGCCTTCAAACCTGCTTCGAAGGCGTCCAACGAGGCGTGCACCGGTGCAGGATCGTGGTGGATCTCCGTTGACCCGCACCACACCGCGACGCAGCGCTCGAGCGAATTATCCCTGCGGAATCGGCGAATGTCGTCACGCACTTCCTCGGCGAGCTGCCACTTGTCGTGACTGCCCTTGATGTGTTCACCTCGCAGACGCTTGACGTACTCGGAGAAGAATACGGCCCGCATGGGCTTGACCGCGCGCAACTCGTCGCTCACCTGCGATAGATGCTCGGAGCCCAGCACATCCGCCTGTCTCGCGGCCTCGAGTGCGTCCTGGGGGAAGAGATCCCAGCCACCGAAGACCAGATCGTCCAGACACGCCAGCGGCACGAACTCGTTCACCAGCGGGGTCTTGTTGTCGGTGCGCTTGCCCAAGCGGATGCGCCCCACTTGGGTCAGCGAGCCGTACGGCATCGCGAGCCCGCGCCTCGCGAGCAGGCAGCCAGCAATAAACGTGGTACCCACGGCACCCATCCCTGGCAGCAGTACGCCGAGTTTCCCCGACGCTGGCTGGACGCTTATGGGCTGCTTCATGGGTCTCCTTTGCTCCTCGGGCTGCTTGTCCGCGTCTTGCTCTTGTCGGGAGCGTTCGGCTCCGTATCAAACGGTGAACGCCGTGGCAAGAACCGGATCGTGGTCTCTTGCTGTCTGCCTTGCGTGCGCGTCTTGATTTTGCCTTGCGCCTCGCCAGCGGCGCCCAGTCCTCGCCGAAACACACGAGTTGTTGTCGCGCGGGCCCTTACCCGGAGCCACGGCAACGCACGGTATGGTATGCCGGCACGCAACGTGCTAGCAACCACCCCCGGCAGCGGCGTCCATGGGACCTGTCGCTGGGATTTCCGAGCCGCCGGCTGGGATCCCGGTCCCCGCAACGCGGACCTTGACTTGTTGCCCTTGCGCCACGCCATGTGGCGGTCGTGCTACAGGCGCTGCCGGATAGGTGATGGCAAGGCATGCATAGCGCGTTACTGTTCAGGCCCCGTTCAGGCGGGTTTTCAGGCGGTTTTCTGGGCGAGCGCGCCCGCAGGAATCGCCCGGGGAGTACTGGTGGCACTTCGCAGGGCGAGGCCGAGGACGAAAGCCGCCCAGAAAACCGCCTGGGAAGCCGTTCTGCAAGCGTGGTCACCCCGTGAACGGTCACCACAGCGCGGTCATTCTGGCGGCAGGACGCGGAAGCCGGCTAGTGGAGGGCAGGCCCTATCCGAAGCCGCTGCAGCCGGTGAGCGGGGTTCCCTTGATCGTCCGTGTCCTTCGCGGGCTGGAAGGTTGCGGGGTGCGGCGGGTGGCAGTGGTCACCGGCTACCTCGGGGATGTGCTCGAGACGCGTGTGCGTAAGGAGCGATTCTCGTTCCGACTCGGTTTCATCCGAAACCCGCGCTGGCACCTGCCCAACGGAACATCGCTGCTCGAGGCCGCGGACTTCGTTCGTGGCCCCACCTTGGTTCTCATGAGCGACCACCTGTGGTCCCCTCGGCTGCTCGCGAAGGTCAGGAGCTATCCTCTCGGGCGGGAGGAGGCCGTGCTTGGCGTGGACTACGCGATCGGCCGCTGTTTCGATGTGGACGACGCAACGAAGGTGCGCACCGAGGCGGGTCGGGTCATCGCTATCGGTAAGAGCCTGGCGAGCTACGATGCCCTGGATACGGGGGTCTTCTTGGTAACCCCGGCGCTCTTGTCAGCCCTGCGAAGGGTGTCGGGGCCCAACGGCTGCAGCCTCTCCGAGGGTGTTGCAGGGCTTGCTGAGTCGGGAAGGATGCGTGCCGTCGACATAGGTGACGCATCATGGATCGATATTGATACTAGTGCTGCTTGCGCCTACGCCGAGAAGCTGCTGCGAGACGGTTCGCTCCACGATCGGCCCACGGTGCCAGCGGCTGCGGCGACGCTCGCGCCCGTCACGAGCCAGCCCGCATAAGCCCGCACCGGTTTGCTTGCTGCTGTATGACCTGCATGGTAGACCCCACGGAGAGGTGGCGGGGTTGAGACGAGTGGGCCTCCCGGTCCGCTTTTTTTTTGGTTTGAGACACACGTAACGGTGGAAGAACGGTCCCAGAAAAGCCGTCTGCGCGCGCTCTTGGAGCCGATCTGTAGCGCGCACGGCGTGGCCCTGTTTGATGTTCGGGCCAGACGGGAGCCTGGGGGTGCCGTGCTTCGAGTGCTGATCGAACGCTTGCCCGCCGATCACGCGAGATCGCAGCAGCCTGAGGTGGCACGGGGCGCTGGCATTACGCTGGACGATTGCCAGGCGGTGAGCCGCGATCTCTCGACGCTGCTCGACGTACACGCCGACCTGATCCCTTTGGCACGTTACCGCCTGGAGGTGAGCTCCCCCGGACTGGATCGTCCGCTTTTTGCACTAGAGCACTTTCTTCGTTTTGTCGGAAGCGAAGTCAGACTTCAGACTCGCCAGCCGATCGAAGGTCGTCGGCGTTTCCGCGGCACGATCGACGCTGTCGACGGCACCGTGATCGAACTCGGGTTGGTCGGCCCGAACGCCCGAAAGCGCGCTGCGGATCGCTGCGATAGCGTGAGGATTCCATTCCAGGAAATCTCGAAAGCCAACCTCGTTTACAGTCCCTGCGAGTCCCCAGGGCATACATTGCCATCGTAGGACCGGTATCGGCAAAGGTAAGAGCAATGCAGGAAGCTGCGCTATCCCTTCAAAACATCATCGAACAGGTTAGTCGCGAGAAGGGGATCGATGCGAAGATCCTCGTCGAAACGATGGAACAGGCGATTCTGACGGCTGCCAAGCGTACCTTTGGTGCGGGCAGAGAGCTTGAGGCCAGATTCAACGCCGACAGCGGCCAAGTTGACCTGTTCCAGTACATGACGGTCGTCGAGCAGGTCGAGAATGCCGAGCGAGAGCTGTCGATCGCGGACGCCAGGCGTCATGCGTTGGAGGCCGATCTGGGCGAAGAGCTCGGCTTTCAGATATTCTACCTGAAAGAAGACTCGGAGCGCGCCAAGCAGCAGGACCGCGAGTTTGGCGATCTGCTGATGCTTCAGCAACAGCGGGCGGGCTTTGGTCGCATAGCGGCCCAGACCGCAAAGCAGGTCATCATACAGCGCGTCCGGGACGCCGAGCGGGACATCATCTACAACGAGTACAAGGACCGCAAAGGTGAGATCATCACGGGGATCGTGCGCCGTTTCGAGCGAGGATCCAACATAATCGTCGATCTCGGCCGCACGGAGGCCGTTCTGCCAGCCCGCGAGCAGACACCACGCGAAACGTATCGACCCGGAGATCGCATCGTAGCGTACGTGAAGAACATCGATCGCGACGCACGCGGACCCCAGATCATTCTATCGCGGACCGAGGTGGGGCTGCTGGTCAAGCTCTTCGACATGGAGGTGCCGGAGATCTACGAGGGCATCGTCCGAATCGTGGCCGCCGCGCGGGAGCCCGGTGCTCGTTCCAAGATCGCGGTCAGCAGTCGCGACTCCGACGTTGACCCTGTGGGTGCATGCGTTGGCATGAAAGGCTCGCGGGTCCAGGCCGTCGTGCAGGAGCTGCGCGGGGAGAAGATCGATATTGTCCCGTGGGATCGCGATCCGGCGCGTTTCGTATGCAACGCGATTGCGCCAGCCGAAGTGGCACGTGTGATCATCGATGAGGCTCATGGTGGAATGGAGCTCGTGGTGCCGGACGACAAGCTGTCGCTCGCCATCGGCCGCAGGGGGCAGAACGTACGATTGGCTTCGCAGCTAACCGGCTGGAAGCTCGATGTCATCGGAGAGTCCAAGTTCCGTGAGATCGAGGCCGAGGCTATTGCGGTCTTGGCCGAGATCGAAGGCGTGGATGAGGGCCTGGCCCGGGCGCTCTACAAGCACGGGTTCCGAAGTCTTGACGAAATAGCGGAAGCACCCGGTGAGGAGCTGAGCAGCATTCAGGGGTTTGGCGCGACGGACAGTGCCGCTGCTGTAAAAGCAGCAGCGCTCGAGGCGATGGAGCGAGCGC
Protein-coding regions in this window:
- a CDS encoding protein kinase, which gives rise to MASIYVARHLETGQEAALKVLHGIHKADSDAVERFRREARITTDIGHPGIVKIFEADRDEQDGALFIAMELLRGETFGQWVKRAKPTAEAVLAKLQRVLEPLAAAHARGCVHRDLKPDNVFISRPDSPEERVKLLDFGIARDAAEVRLTQTGASIGTPHYMSPEHARTPRGLTAAADIWSLGVMMYEAIAGGPPFDGESLPDIVVKSCTKPHVSLVDLIPDLEPEIAQLVDRCLAKKPGERPQDASELREQVQRVLALPPRYPGLQPDDLPAVRRSQLPSGRPSMRESSERLPGRSSRASRRSSLPAPRLSRPSSGTARQSLPGVQGRSATEASLVPALMGTLIVLGGVAVAFSASSTNLSLAQLLAGSLCVVGLGLTSLGAIRTRRSSRRNERAGHAAGAETPVSRYGAASVPPRHGERSPPAFGPADAPVTIVEVSDLASAQARNAHAELRRALLHWGDYVRVQWKNHPRFDDRLSWQAAEAAHEVHAQCGEDGFWKFHALMLRQQPSLSTEVIERCAAAAGADVEALGAQLARRAHRAPVQRERDNNRISGGFGVPLFVVNGRMLQGDANVASLCEAIEDALEGDPEAVERGQGRGQPGAPSREEPAPRATPLHSDSQEMMLRAITVYCGDGGGRWPGRTRQEAQMRASAIHRRVNAGGCDFGSAARTMSDDPQAAASGGDLGRTRPSRLPAELREQARALDVGAISPIVESDKGFHILQRYG
- the nusA gene encoding transcription termination factor NusA; translated protein: MQEAALSLQNIIEQVSREKGIDAKILVETMEQAILTAAKRTFGAGRELEARFNADSGQVDLFQYMTVVEQVENAERELSIADARRHALEADLGEELGFQIFYLKEDSERAKQQDREFGDLLMLQQQRAGFGRIAAQTAKQVIIQRVRDAERDIIYNEYKDRKGEIITGIVRRFERGSNIIVDLGRTEAVLPAREQTPRETYRPGDRIVAYVKNIDRDARGPQIILSRTEVGLLVKLFDMEVPEIYEGIVRIVAAAREPGARSKIAVSSRDSDVDPVGACVGMKGSRVQAVVQELRGEKIDIVPWDRDPARFVCNAIAPAEVARVIIDEAHGGMELVVPDDKLSLAIGRRGQNVRLASQLTGWKLDVIGESKFREIEAEAIAVLAEIEGVDEGLARALYKHGFRSLDEIAEAPGEELSSIQGFGATDSAAAVKAAALEAMERARQRRIEDAMQNPNPLSDRDLLQLVRGVTPRALEMLQGAGYRSIEDLAREGDVDRLAIRTGLGMKKAQAVRDGISHYMEHESTRVSEARRRVYELRAAQSAATPDQPSAQGSPQQETGSEPSPAHDEPAKPDAVAALSADPAGDPTKSPEPSGSPSPDA
- a CDS encoding NTP transferase domain-containing protein, with the protein product MNGHHSAVILAAGRGSRLVEGRPYPKPLQPVSGVPLIVRVLRGLEGCGVRRVAVVTGYLGDVLETRVRKERFSFRLGFIRNPRWHLPNGTSLLEAADFVRGPTLVLMSDHLWSPRLLAKVRSYPLGREEAVLGVDYAIGRCFDVDDATKVRTEAGRVIAIGKSLASYDALDTGVFLVTPALLSALRRVSGPNGCSLSEGVAGLAESGRMRAVDIGDASWIDIDTSAACAYAEKLLRDGSLHDRPTVPAAAATLAPVTSQPA
- a CDS encoding inositol-3-phosphate synthase is translated as MKQPISVQPASGKLGVLLPGMGAVGTTFIAGCLLARRGLAMPYGSLTQVGRIRLGKRTDNKTPLVNEFVPLACLDDLVFGGWDLFPQDALEAARQADVLGSEHLSQVSDELRAVKPMRAVFFSEYVKRLRGEHIKGSHDKWQLAEEVRDDIRRFRRDNSLERCVAVWCGSTEIHHDPAPVHASLDAFEAGLKASDPAISPSMVYAYACLKEQVSYSNGAPNLTTEVPALLHLAREQQVPLSGKDFKTGQTLMKTILAPGLRQRLLGINGWFSTNILGNRDGEVLDDPDSFRSKEVSKLGVLETILQPELHPQLYGEIHHKVRIEYYPPRGDQKEGWDNLDIFGWLGYPMQIKIDFLCRDSILAAPVVLDLALFMDLAQRAGLSGIQEWLSFYYKSPMTAENLYPENDLFVQSMKLKNTLRWIMGEELITHLGHEYYD
- a CDS encoding ribosome maturation factor RimP, which translates into the protein MEERSQKSRLRALLEPICSAHGVALFDVRARREPGGAVLRVLIERLPADHARSQQPEVARGAGITLDDCQAVSRDLSTLLDVHADLIPLARYRLEVSSPGLDRPLFALEHFLRFVGSEVRLQTRQPIEGRRRFRGTIDAVDGTVIELGLVGPNARKRAADRCDSVRIPFQEISKANLVYSPCESPGHTLPS